A stretch of DNA from Lotus japonicus ecotype B-129 chromosome 4, LjGifu_v1.2:
CGACGCTGCCAATACCCATGTATCAACAAGGGTTATGGGGACCTTTGGGTAGGTTTCATGTGCCCAGTACTGGACTAAAGCTTAGTTGATGCTATTGATTGGTGATTATAAATTCATAAAGAGTTAATGATAATTTACAGATAAGGTGTGGATTTCCACTTCAGTGATGAATAACACCAACTCATTCTGGCTTCAATCTGCAGGTACATGGCTCCAGAGTATGCAACAAGTGGAAAATTAACCGATAGATCAGATGTTTTCTCGTTCGGCGTTGTCCTCCTGGAGCTTATAACTGGAAGGAAACCTGTTGATGAATCCCAGCCTTTGGGAGATGAGAGTCTGGTTGAGTGGGTACGAATTTTACCTGTATCACATATAACTCATGAAGTTTCTCTATTCACATCCATTTTGATAACTAGAGACAATATGATATAAAATAATGGATGTTTCTCAAGAAAACTGCTAATTTTAACAGTCTATTTTCTAATAAGGAAATAATGGTGACAAATTATCATGTTCAACAGATTACCTATGTTCTTATGAGATTGTCCTGTGTCCACAGGCTCGTCCCCTTCTCCTTCGTTCATTTGAGACACGCGAATTTCGTGAACTAATAGACCCAAGACTCGAAAATCACTATGTCGAGGGTGAAATGTTCAGAATGATTGAGGCAGCTGCAGCTTGTATTCGCCACTGTGCTCCGAGACGGCCTCGTATGGCTCAGGTAATAACAACAACAATGCTTAAAGAGCAGCTCCTTTATTGTGCACAAAAAAATGCATTAATCATTAATCATTCAATGGTTAATATCAGGTTGTAAGAGCTTTAGATAGTGGAGATGAAGCATTCGATTTATCTAATGGGGTGAAATATGGCCAAAGCACTGTCTATGATTCTGGGCAGTATGATAGAGACATTATGCTATTCAGAAGGATGACTAATGGCAGCTATGGTGATTCTGATTTTGACAAGATGTACAGTAGAGAATCAAGTTTATCAAGAGATACGAATAGATACCAACATGTGTGGATGCCTAGTAGTTCTAGTAGCAGCCGGTCAGAATCTAGCGCTTTCAACAAACATAAGAAAAACAGTGCTGAATGAGGACAACATGAATTGAAGGAAGACAAACATATAGGAATGCAGATGGGACCATTGAGCATTTGAGCATAATGGAGGAGGAAAGCAAACATATAGGAATGTTTATCATGGACCCTGAAAGTTCTGATCCAATGAATTTCACCAAGATTCTCCTAATGAACCATGACAATGGTGGATCTTCATGCAGTGAGCCATTCAAAATGTTTTCGGGTTTACAAGGATTTCAACTGA
This window harbors:
- the LOC130714740 gene encoding proline-rich receptor-like protein kinase PERK12 isoform X3: MSMLHICITFILNQPGPQLSLGRNYGSGNNIGGSMNHLGASLDPSQPKSGQIAFSYDMVMEMTNAFSSEYIIGQGGFGYVYKGVLPDGKAVAVKQLRAGSGQGDREFTAEVQIISRVHHRHLVSLVGYCISEQQRVLIYEYVPNGTLHHHLHGSDMPVLDWDKRLKIAIGAAKGLAYLHEDCSQKIIHRDIKSANILLDDAFEAQVADFGLARLADAANTHVSTRVMGTFGYMAPEYATSGKLTDRSDVFSFGVVLLELITGRKPVDESQPLGDESLVEWARPLLLRSFETREFRELIDPRLENHYVEGEMFRMIEAAAACIRHCAPRRPRMAQVVRALDSGDEAFDLSNGVKYGQSTVYDSGQYDRDIMLFRRMTNGSYGDSDFDKMYSRESSLSRDTNRYQHVWMPSSSSSSRSESSAFNKHKKNSAE
- the LOC130714740 gene encoding proline-rich receptor-like protein kinase PERK12 isoform X2, whose translation is MSMLHICITFILNQQPGPQLSLGRNYGSGNNIGGSMNHLGASLDPSQPKSGQIAFSYDMVMEMTNAFSSEYIIGQGGFGYVYKGVLPDGKAVAVKQLRAGSGQGDREFTAEVQIISRVHHRHLVSLVGYCISEQQRVLIYEYVPNGTLHHHLHGSDMPVLDWDKRLKIAIGAAKGLAYLHEDCSQKIIHRDIKSANILLDDAFEAQVADFGLARLADAANTHVSTRVMGTFGYMAPEYATSGKLTDRSDVFSFGVVLLELITGRKPVDESQPLGDESLVEWARPLLLRSFETREFRELIDPRLENHYVEGEMFRMIEAAAACIRHCAPRRPRMAQVVRALDSGDEAFDLSNGVKYGQSTVYDSGQYDRDIMLFRRMTNGSYGDSDFDKMYSRESSLSRDTNRYQHVWMPSSSSSSRSESSAFNKHKKNSAE